The following are encoded in a window of Flavobacterium cupriresistens genomic DNA:
- a CDS encoding GNAT family N-acetyltransferase has product MLEFNFTPFPVIETERLLLRRINNDDANEVFELRSNPETMKFIPRPLVKDTEDALEHIAMMEDKIVTNVGINWGITLKDSSKLLGIIGYYRLQPENYRAEIGYMLAPEYHGKGIIPEAVNRLIRYGFDDLKLHSIEAIIDPENFASEKVLHKCGFVKEAHLKEAEFYDGRFLDKVIYSLLDN; this is encoded by the coding sequence ATGTTAGAATTTAATTTTACACCGTTCCCAGTCATAGAAACGGAACGTTTGCTTTTAAGAAGAATCAACAATGATGATGCAAACGAAGTTTTTGAACTACGTTCGAATCCCGAAACAATGAAGTTTATTCCAAGACCACTGGTAAAAGATACCGAAGATGCGCTTGAACATATCGCTATGATGGAAGACAAAATTGTAACAAATGTTGGCATAAACTGGGGGATTACCTTAAAAGATAGTTCAAAATTGCTTGGCATTATTGGTTACTACAGATTACAACCTGAGAATTACCGTGCTGAAATCGGTTATATGCTGGCTCCGGAATATCATGGAAAAGGGATTATTCCCGAAGCAGTAAACAGACTCATTAGATATGGTTTTGATGATTTAAAGCTACATTCTATTGAAGCGATTATTGATCCTGAAAATTTTGCTTCAGAAAAAGTATTGCACAAATGTGGTTTTGTTAAAGAGGCTCATTTAAAAGAAGCCGAGTTTTATGACGGCCGTTTTTTAGATAAAGTAATCTACTCACTACTAGATAATTAA
- a CDS encoding aldose 1-epimerase family protein, whose product MTTTISNSYLKASIKHAGAELFSIQDHQNKEYIWEANPSFWGKHSPVLFPIVGTLKNNTYTIDGKEYHLSRHGFARDMEFQLVDHTEDSATFSLSSNAETLQKFPFNFELQLIYTLKQKELTLSYKVINTEATRIPFSIGAHPAIALPNDFETYSFEFEKEEVLKYNLLENDLISNTTKTLETTSNLVPLSYKLFENDALVFKTLESNSLTILENSKPYVKVNFEDFPSLGIWTKEKAPFICIEPWFGYSDTVENSGDLFEKEGILILDAHQTFQSKFSIQIL is encoded by the coding sequence TTGACTACAACAATCTCAAATTCCTACTTAAAAGCTTCTATCAAACATGCCGGAGCTGAATTATTCTCTATCCAAGACCATCAAAATAAAGAATATATCTGGGAAGCTAATCCTTCGTTTTGGGGCAAGCACTCACCGGTTCTTTTTCCTATTGTAGGAACTTTAAAGAACAACACTTACACGATTGATGGAAAAGAATACCACTTATCGAGACATGGTTTTGCTCGTGATATGGAATTTCAGTTAGTTGATCACACAGAAGACAGTGCTACTTTTTCATTAAGTTCAAATGCAGAAACGTTGCAAAAGTTTCCTTTTAATTTTGAATTACAACTTATTTATACCCTAAAACAAAAAGAACTAACACTATCCTATAAAGTAATTAATACCGAAGCTACCCGAATTCCTTTTTCAATAGGCGCCCATCCGGCCATTGCATTACCGAATGATTTTGAAACGTATTCTTTTGAATTTGAAAAAGAAGAGGTTTTAAAATACAATTTACTTGAAAATGATTTGATTTCGAATACAACCAAAACATTGGAAACTACTTCTAATTTAGTTCCTTTAAGTTACAAACTATTCGAAAACGATGCTTTGGTTTTTAAAACCCTCGAATCTAATTCTCTGACCATTCTTGAAAATTCTAAGCCTTATGTCAAAGTTAATTTCGAAGATTTCCCCAGTTTAGGTATCTGGACAAAAGAAAAAGCTCCGTTTATTTGCATTGAACCTTGGTTTGGTTACTCTGACACCGTAGAAAACTCCGGAGACTTATTCGAAAAAGAAGGCATTTTAATCTTAGATGCCCACCAAACATTCCAGTCGAAATTTAGTATTCAAATATTATAA